The Acidimicrobiales bacterium genome includes the window CCCTCGTCCGCCGCGGAGATCGGCGGCTTCACCACCTACACCAATGCTGTCAGCCCGGCGAAGGCGGCGGGGCTGCACGCCGGCGACGTCGTCGTCTCGGTGGACGGCCGTGCCGTGCCGACCGCCAACGACTTCGTCAACTACGTGCACGCCCATCCAGACGCCCGCCTCGACCTCGGCGTGCGCCGTGCCGGCAGGCTCGTCTCCGTCGTCGTCGTGAGCCGGGACGCCCGCGGTCTCGACGTCGCGGTGAACGGCGTCCCGACGCCGGAGATCAAGGCCAAGCAGCCCGTCGGGGTGATCGGGGTGGCGCTCGGCCAGAGCTACGTGACCGAGAACCCCCTCTCCGCCCTCGGGCGGGCCGGCGCGCTCCTCGGGAGCGTGACGCGGGCGAGCTTCGCCGGGCTCGGCGAGATCTTCTCGCCGCACGGCCTCGCCTCCTTCGCCCGCTCGGTGGCCTCGGCGCGCTCCCAGCACGCCGCCGCGGCCGCGGGGAACACGGGGGCGACCGGCAATTCCGGCCAGCTCGTCTCGATCCTCGGTGCGATCCAGGTCGGGGCGCAGGCGGCGCACCAGAACGTCTCCGAGCTGCTCTACATCCTCGTCGCGGTGAACGTCTTCGTCGGCATCGTGAACCTCGTGCCGATGCTCCCGCTCGACGGCGGCCACGTGGCGATCGCCGTCTACGAGCGGCTGCGCTCGCGCCGCGGCCGCCGCTACCACGCCGACGTCGCGAAGCTGATGCCGGTCGCCTACCTCTTCCTCGCCTTCATCCTCGTGCTCGGCCTCGGCGCCCTCTACGCGAACGCCGTGAATCCAGTTCACCTGCCCGGGGGCTGATCGCCGGCGCGCGGTCGAACAGTTCGCCCGCCGTTCACCTCGCCCACACCCGAGGAAGGGCCGTGAGGCCGTAGTCTGAGGGCGCAGAGGTGGCGGCGCAGTCGAGGAGGACCGCGGACGATGGCACGTGCGGCAGGGAACCTGGGGCAGCGGCGGCAGACCAAGCAGGTCCACGTCGGGCCGGTGGCGATCGGCGGCGGCGCGCCCGTCAGCGTGCAGTCGATGACGACCACCAAGACCGCGGACGTCGAGGGGACGCTGCAGCAGATCTACGCCCTCGCCGCGGCGGGCGCGGACATCGTGCGCTGCACCTGCAACGAGCAGGCGGCCGCCGAGGGGCTCGCGCAGATCATCCCCCGCTCGCCGGTGCCGATCGTCGCCGACATCCACTTCCACGTGGAGATGGCGCTCGCCGCCCTCGAGGCGGGGGTGCAGGGGCTGCGCCTCAACCCCGGCAACCTCCGCAAGCCCGAGGAGATCAAGCTCGTCGCCTCCGAGGCCAAGGACCGCGGCATCCCGATCCGCATCGGCGTGAACGCCGGCTCGCTGCACCCCGAGCTCTACAAGCGCTTCGGCGGCGCCACCCCCGAGGCGCTCGTGGAGTCGGCGAGGATGGAGATCGCCTACTTCGAAGAGGTCGACTTCCACGACGTGAAGATCTCGGTGAAGGCCTCGAACGTCCCGGTGATGATCGAGGCCTACCGCCTCGCCTCGGAGACCTTCGACCACCCCCTGCACCTCGGCGTGACCGAGGCGGGGCCGCCGCCGGCGGGGCTTCTGAAGGGCACCGCCGGGATCGGCACGCTGCTCGCCGAGGGGATCGGCGACACGATCCGCTACTCGCTCACCGCCGACCCCGTCGAGGAGGTGCGCGCCGGCCGCCAGCTCCTCGAGGCCCTCGGGCTGCGCGAGCGGCGGGGCCTGGACCTCATCGCCTGCCCGAGCTGCGGGCGCGCCGAGATCGACGTCATCGCGGTCGCCTCGGCGGCGCAGGCGGCGCTCAGCGAGCGCGACCTCCCGCTGCAGGTGGCGGTGATGGGCTGCGTGGTGAACGGCCCCGGCGAGGCGCGCGAGGCCGACCTCGGCATCGCGGCGGGCAAGCACAAGGGCCACCTGTTCATCAAGGGCAAGATCATCCGCGTCGTCCCCGAGGACGAGATGGTCGAGGCGCTCGTCTCAGAGGCCGAGAAGATCGTCGCCGAAGGGATCGAGGCGCGCATGGAGGCCGCCGACGCCGGCGCCGAGCGCGAGGCCGCGGCCGACCGCCTGCTCCTGCTCGGCGAGCGCGGCGAGGACGCCAACCACTCCGAGGACGTGATCCTGAAGATCCGCAAGAACCTCGGCAAGGGCGACAGCGGGGCCAGCGAGAGCTGATGCGCCACCGGCCGGCGCCCGTGCTGCGGGCGCCGGCGCCCCACGAGCTCGACGCCTTCGCCGCCTGTGTGGAGGCCGCCTTCGTCTTCTCGTTCCCCGACGACGAGCGCGAGCTCTTCCTCGCCGCCCTCGACCCCGGGCGCTGCCTCGTCGCCGAAGCCGGCGGGGCCGTCCTCGGCACGCTCGCGAGCCACCTCGTCGAGCTCACCGTCCCCGGGCCGCGGCCGCTTCGCGTCGCCGCGCTCACCGACCTCGGGGTCGCGCCGACGCACCGCCGCCAGGGGCTCGGCGGCCGCCTCGTCGCCCGCTTCCTCGAGGACGCGCACGATCGCGGCGAGGCCGTCGCGCTCCTCGAGGCGGGCGACGGAGGCTTCTACCGGCGCTTCGGCTTCGCCCCCGCGAGCTGGGCGAACGAGTACCGCATCGCCCCCGGCCGCGCCGTCGCGAACGAGCCCGGTTCCCCGCCGGGCTCCCTCGTGCAGCTGCGCCCCGACGAGGCCCTCGAGGCACTGCCCGCGATATTCGACCGCCACCGCCGCGCCTCGGTCGGCGAGATCACCCGCACCGCCGAGGAGTGGCGCCGCCTTCTCGTCACCGACAAGGGGGCCGACCGGACCGGCTTCGTCGTCGCCCACGAGGCCGACGGCGAGCTCGACGGCTACCTCCGCTACCGCGCCCTCGTCGGCGCGAGCGGGCGCGAGGTGCGCCTCGAGGAGCTCGTCGCGACGACGCCCGCCGCCTACCGCGCGCTCGGCTGGGTGATCGGTTCGCTCGGGGAGGGCGTGACGATCACGACCGCGCCCCGGCCGGTCGACGAACCCCTCCGTCACCTGCTGCGCGACCCGGGCGCGTGCGAGGTCGTCGCCCAGCGCCACCGTGGCTGGCTGCGGTTGGTCGACCTGCCCGGCGCGCTCGGCGGCCGCTCGTACGCGGCGGCCGGTGCCGTCACCCTCGAGGTCGAGGACCCGGGCTGCCCCTGGAACGCGCGCTGCTGGCGCCTCGAGGTCGACCCCGGGGGCCGCGGCCGCGCCGTCGCGAACGAGGAGGGCGGGGAGCTCCGCCTCGGGGTGGACGCGCTCGCCGCCACCTACCTCGGCGCGACGAGCTTCGCCCGCCTCACCGAGGTCGGTGCGGCGCGCGAGGAGGTGGCGGGAGCGGCGGCGCGCGCCGACCGCCTCTTCCTCTTTGGCCGCGCACCCTTCCAGGGCGCCGAGCTGTAGGGCGCCCTCAGGCGGGGGAAGCGGTCGAGTCCTCGAGGACCGCGCCGTCGCGCATCCGCACCCGCCGGTCGGTGAGGCGGGCGACGTCCTCCGCGTGGGTGGCGATGACGATGGTCACGCCGGCGTGGTGGTTGAGGTCCGCGATCGCCGCCATCACCTCCTTCGCGGTCTCGGAGTCGAGGTTGCCCGTCGGCTCGTCGGCGATGATCACGCTCGGGCTGTTCGAGAGCGCGCGCGCGATCGCGACGCGCTGCTGCTCGCCGCCCGACAGCCGCGAGGGGAGGTGGCCGAGGCGGTGGGCGAGGCCGACCTGGGTGAGCAGCTCCTCGGCGCGGGCGGTGCGCTCCTTCAGGCGTACGTGGTTCGGGATCATCGCCACGGCGACGTTCTCGGTCGCGGTGAGGGTGGGGATCAGGTTGAAGTGCTGGAAGACGAAGCCGATCTCCTTGGCGCGGATGGCGGTGAGCGCCCGGTCGTCGAGGCCGGCGAGGTTGCGGCCGCCGAAGAGGATCTCCCCTCCGGTCGGGCTGTCGAGGGCGCCGAGGAGCTGCAGGAGGGTGCTCTTGCCCGAGCCGCTCGGCCCCTCGAGGGAGATCATCTCGCCGCGCGCGATCGTGAGGTCGATGCCGCGCACCGCGTGCACGGCGACGCCGCCGCGGGTGAAGGTGCGCTCGAGGTGGCGCAGCTCGTAGAGGGGGGCGGTGGGGGCGCCGGCCCCCGTCGTCGCGGCCGTGGTCTCGGTGGTGTCCATGGGGTCGTCCTTTCTCTCTCGCGCCCGCTCAGCCGAGGTCCCGCAGCGCGGTGGCCGGGGCGAGGCGCGCCGCCCGCCATCCGCCCGCGGCGCCGGCGAGCAGGCCGCCGACGAGCGCACCGGCGAAGGCGAGGCCGATCGTCGCGGCACGGATCGGGGCGGTGAGGTGCACGATCGTGTTGATCGTGCCCGTCGTCGACTGGTGCAGGAGGCTCTGCGAGAGGGTCGAGGCGCCGACCGTGAGGCCGGTCGTCGTCACCGAGAGGCCGGGGCCGACGGCGGCGACGATCCCGCAGACGATCGCCCCGACCCCGATCCCGATGAGGCCGCCGATCACCCCGATGCCGAGGGTCTCGGCCATCACCTGACGGACGACGGCGCCGCGTGACCAGCCGATCGCCCGCAGCGAGCCGATCTCGCGGACCCGCTTGGCGACGCTCGAGAGCGTGAGCAGCATCGCGATCAGGAAGGCCGCGAGCAGCACGACGATGGCGAGCGCGGTGCCGAGCGTGTTGGCGAGCTTGTGGGCGTTGGAGAGGCTCCCGCTCACCTGGTCGGCGAGCTGCTTGGAGGTGAGCACCTCAGCACCGGGGAGGTCCTTCTTGATCGCCGCGGTCACCGCCGAGACGTCCGAGGAGTTCTTCACCGCGACGAGCACCTCGTTCACGTAGCCCTTCGCCGAGGAGAGGCTCTGCATCGTCGTGAGGGGGAAGTAGACGTCCGAGACGTTGCCGGTGAGGGTCGGGGAGACGAGGCCGACGATCTTGTAGCCCTTGGCGTTGATCGTGAGCGTGCCGCCGAGCTTCAGCTTCTTGGTGCTGGCGTAGGCCGTGTTCACGAGGACCTCGTCGGCGGGGGCGGCGGTGAACCAGCTGCCCTGCACGAGCTGGGCCCTCGTGACGAGGCCGGTCGTCGTGTTCGAGGGGTCGACGCCGGCGACGGTGTAGCTCGAGGTGTTCGTGTTGGTGGTCGGCGTGGCGAGCACCCGCTGGATCGTCCGCTCGGGGACCACCACCTGCTGCTCGTAGGTGATCTCGGCGGGGGTCAGGCACTTCTCGACGACGGGGTTGTTGGCGAAGCCGGCGAACTGGCGGCGCTGGGTGGTCGTCGGGCCGCCTGCCCCGGCGGGGGCGCCCGAGTTGCCGGCGCCGCCGAGGCCGCCCCGTCCGCCGCCGCCCTTGCCGGCGCCCGCGGTGCCGGCGCCGCTGAAGAACGAGCCGAAGGACTTCTGCAGCGCGGCTTGGATGCAGGAGCGCTGGGTTGCCTGCTGGGCGGGGGTGAGGGTGGGCGCCTTCACCTTGGTGTTCAGGGTCTGGCCGCCGGTCTTCACGGTGTCGGTGATCTTCGGGACCGTGCCAGTCTGGTGGAGCGCCTGCAGCGACAGCGCGCCGACCGCGGAGGTGACGTCGGTGATCTTCGAGACGTCGCTGACCGCGGCCGCGGGGAAGGTGATGAGCGTGCCGGGGACGAAGAAGTCGTGGGTGAACTGGGTGCCGGGCTTTCCGAGCTTCGCGAGGTCGGTGATCACCGAGGCGTTGTTCTGCGCGAGAGCGGCCGCCTGCGAGGCGGTGACGCCCGAGCCGGCGACGCCGCGCGCGAAGAAGCCGCCACCGCCACCGCCACCGCCGGGGAAGCCGCTGCTCGGCGTGGTCGTGGCCGTCGTCTGCTCGGTCGTCGGGGCGATCGTGCGCGTCACGATGATGTCGGTGCCGACGCTGCCGAGGGGGGAGAGGATCCGGTTCTGGGCCTCGGAGAGGCCCTCGGAGACGCCGATGATCCCCATCACGAGGCCGACGCCGGCGGCGAGGCCGAGGGCGGTCACGAGGGTGCGGCCGAAGCGGCGGCGGAGCTCGTTGAAGGCGTAGCCGAGCGAGAACACGGGTGACTCCTTTGCGTATCTAACTGTTCGCTGCCCTGACCGTATGCAACCATTCTGTGGCCGAGCTGGGGCCACGCCGAGAGCTCACCGCAGATTTGTGCGCGCCCCCGCCGCGCTCTTCAGGAGCGTCACAGGGGGTGCCGGTACACTGCGGCGTCCGGAGCCGGAGGAGATAGAGAGTGGCGCGCAACTCCAAGCAGGGTCGGAGACCCGACCCGAGGAGCACCGCCGCCGGTGCGCGGCGCCTCGGCGGCCAGCAGAACGCGACGATGTCGGCGAGCGCGCAGCGCCGCTACGACCGTCGGCACCAGGCTCGCTCGCGCCAGGCCGGCTGGATCGCGGTCGGCACGGTGGTCGTCGTCGTGGTCGCGCTGTTGGTGTGGAACTTCGCCAAGGGCAACTCCGGCCCCGGCTCCTCGTCGGGGATCTCGACCGGCCAGCACCCCGCGCTCGCCGCCGCCACCCAGCTCGACCCGGTCCTCAACGTCCCGCTCGCGACCTACAACTCGGTGGGCATCTCCAACCAGCCGGCACCATTCACCCTCACCAAGGACCAGCCGGCGCTCACCTCCGACGGCAAGCCGCGTTTCGTCTACTACGGCGCCGAGTACTGCCCCTACTGCGGGGTGATGCGCTGGTCGATGATCGCCGCGCTCAGCCGCTTCGGGACCTTCAGCGGCCTGAAGCAGACCACCTCCTCCTCGACCGACATCCCCTCGAGCGTCCCCACCTTCAGCTTCCTCGGCGCGACGTACTCGAGCCCCTACGTCGCCTTCACCCCCTACGAGTACCTCGACCGCGACAAGAACCCGCTGCAGTCGGTGCCGAAGCAGGTGAACGACCTCTACGCGAAGTACGACGGCTCGGCCTCGGGCAAGGCGGCGGCGCCCTTCAACCCCTCGTCGAGCGCGGGCATCCCCTTCCTCGACATCGGCAACAAGTACGTCTCCTCCGGTGACCCACAGGCGTTGGCCGCCATCGCGCAGGCGCTCTCGGGCGGTGGCCCGGGCGCCGCGGAGGTGGCGAGCTCGCTCACCGACCCGACGAGCGGCATCGGACCGGGGATCGGCGCGAAGTACTTCATCAGCGAGGCGAACTACCTCTCGGCCGCGATCTGCGCCCTCGACGGCGGCAAGCCCGCGAGCGTCTGCAGCACGTCCGGCGTGAAGGCCGCGGCGGCGGCCCTCGCCAAGCAGAAGCCCGTCGGCTAGTGCCGAAGCCCCCGACGGCCGCGCGTGGCCGTCGGCCGAGCACGCTCGCCGCTCCGCCGCCCCCACCGGCGCGGCGCACGCGCCTGCGGCGGGCGCCGGCACCCCGCCCCGAGCCGGGCACCGAGGTGGAGTTCGTCTCCCGCCGTCCGATCGTCGCGACCGTCCTCTGCATCCTCGGTCTCGGGGCGGCGAGCTACCTCACCTACATCCACTTCACCTCCTCGGCCTCGATCTCCTGCCTCGCGATCAAGGGGATCAACTGTGAGAAGGTGATCACGAGCCCGCAGTCGCTCGTCTTCGGTGTCCCCGTCGCCATCCTCGGGCTGGCCTTCTTCGTGGCGATGCTGGCCCTCTGCGTGCCTCCCGCGTGGCGCTCGCAGCAGCACTTCATCGCCCCGGCGCGCCTCGTCGGAGCGGTGACCGGGGTCGGCTTCATCTGCTACCTGCTCTACGCCGAGCTCTTCGAGATCCGCGCGATCTGCATCTGGTGCACGGCCGTGCACGTGCTCACCTTCCTGCTCTTCGTGACGATCGCCACCGGCTGGGACGACGCCCTCGACCTGCGCGAGGCGGCCGCCGAGGGCTGAGCGGGCGCTACGCGGGGGAGAGCTGGAGGAGCGCCGCTCCGGGGCCCGTGGCGAGGAAGGCCTCGGCGAGGTGGGGGTGGCAGGTGAAGACGATCACCTGGTGCTCCTCGGCGACGGTCGCGATCGCCCGGCTCATCGCGCCGGCGCGGTCGGCGTCGAAGTTCACGAGGACGTCGTCCAAAAGCAGCGGGAGGGCGACCGAGCGCTCGGCGAAGGTCGCCGCGAAGGCGAGGCGGAGGCAGAGGTAGAGCTGTTCGGCGGTGCCCCGGCTCAGCTCGGCGGCGTCGACGCGCACGCCCGAGGGAGTGATCGCCTCGATCCCGTGGTGCCGCTGGTCGGCCTCCTCGCGGGCGACGAGCTTCTCGTAGGCGCCGCCGGTGACCCCCGAGAAGAGCGCGCCGGCGCGGGCGATGACGAGGGGCTGGCGCTCCGCCTCGTAGCGGGCGAGGGTGCGCTGGATGAGCGTCCCCGCGAGGCCGAGGCGCAGCCACTGCGAGAGCGCGCCGGCGAGCTCGGTGGCGATGAGCTCGCGCTCCTGGGAGAGGGAGGCGACGTCCTCCGAGGAGGCGAGCGCGCCGAGGCTCCGCTCGGCGTCGAGCTGGGAGCCGAGGAGCTCCTCGTAGGAGGCGTCGACGTCGGCGAGCGCCTGCTCGACTGCGAGGCGCTCCTCGCCCCACGCGGCGAGGGTCCCGGTCGTGAGCTCACCCCGGAGCCGTTCCGCCTCGTCGCCCTCGCCGAGGGATTCCTCGAGGAGGCGGCGCGCACCGAGGACCTCGCTCTCGAGGCGCTCGCGCCCGCTGCAGTCCGCGAGCGCTCCCTGCAGCGCTGAGGTGAGGGCCCCGACGCTCGCCGCGGCCTCTGCCGCCGGGCCGAGGCCGAGGCGGGCGCACAGCCGAGAGAGCCGCGACTCGTAGTCGGCCGTCGACTCGCGGACGGCGGCGAGCTCGGGGGCGACGCGCGCGCTCGCCGCGATCAGCTCGTTCACGCTGCGCAGCCCGTCGATGGCGCGGGCCAGCGCGTCGGGGGTGAGGCCCGGGGCGAGCTCGAGCTTCTCCGCGACCCTGCCGACCGTGGTGGCGATCTCGGCGAGCTCGCCGTCGAGGAGGGCGCGCCGGGCGCGGATCCCGTCCAGGCGTTCGCGTACCCGCGCACCCGCGCGCTCGACCTCCTCGGCGCGTCGCTGCCCCTCTCTCGCCTCCTCGAGCTCATCGACGAGCAGCTCGACCTCCTCACGCTCGGGGCGTGACCCGAGGCCGAGGGCGTCGCCGCGCGCCGCGACGTCGGCGCGCACGCGCTCGACCCGTCCGTCGAGGTCATCGGGGGCGCGGAGCGCCGCGGAGGCGCCGCGGCGCCGCTCGGCGCGCAGGAGGGCGGCGGCGGTGAGCGCGACGAGGAGCGCGGCGCCCGCAGCGGCGAGGAGCAGCGGACGCCGTGTCGCGACGGCCGCGCTGGCGAGCGCGAGTGCGAGGACGAGCGCGGTTGCGGCGCCGGCGCGTGGCAGCTGGCGGGGCCGTCGCCCGGCGAGGGCGGCGTAGGCCGCGGCCTGCCGCCGTGCCGCAGCCTCGCCCTCCAGGCGGTCGAGCGTGGCGAGCAGGCCGCGCAGCTCGAGGGCGTCGCGACGGCGCTCGTCGAGCTGCGCCGCGCCGGAGTCGGCGGCGCCGGGGGAGCCCCCGATCGCCGCCAGCTCACGCTGTGCCGTCGCCTCCTCCTCGGCGAGCGCGGCGGCCGCGGCGGCCGCGGCGCGCTGGCGGACGCCGAGGGCGGTGACCTCGTCCTCCAGGCCGATGTCGAGCGCCGGCAGGGCGCGCTCTGAGGGTTCGAAGCCGATCTCGGCGAGGCGCAGCTCGATGGAGCGCTCGATCCCGGCGTGCTGGCCGGCGAGGCGGTGGAGCTCCTTCGAGCGCTCCTCGTGGCCGGAGAGCTGCTCGCCGAGGGCGCGGATCTCGAACTCGGCTTCGCGCACTGCGGCGACCTCGGCGCTCACCGGGCCGAGGTCGGCGAGCTCCTCGGCGGCCTCGCGGCCGCGGCGCCAGGGTGCCCAGCACGACTCGAGGCGCTCGAGCTCGCGGGCACGGCGGTGCAGTGACTCGGCGCGTGACCGGGCCGCGAGCGCGAGGGAGCGCAGGCGGTCGCGCTCGGCCGCGGTCGCGGCGTAGGTCGCGGCCGCGGCGCGCGCGGAGCGCAGCGACTCGTCGAGGGCGTCGAGCTGCAGCCGCAGCTGGTTCGCCCTCGCCTCCTGCTGGCGGGGGCGGACCAGGGTCTGGCGCTGCTGGTCGATGGCGCGCAGCGCGACGCTCGCCGAGCGGCCGGCGCCGAGGACGCCCGCTGAGAAGACGAGCTCGCGCACCTCGTCCCGGTCGAGGGACTCGAAGGCCGCGAGCTCGCCGAGGCCGAAGGCGAAGACCGAGCGGAACAGCGCGTCGTCGGCACCACCGACGAGGCGCTGCAGGGCGGCGATGTCCCGGACCGAGCCGTCGGGGCCGACGAGGACCGGCGCCCTGCCGACGTGGCGCTCGAGCAGCCAGGGCTCGCCTTCCTCGTCGACGAGGCCGACGGCGCCACCGTGGCGGCCGCCACGCAGCGGCTCGTGGAAGGGGAGGCGCTGGCGGCGGTCCGGGAAGCCGAACAGCACACCGCGCACGAAGTCGAGGAGGGTGGACTTCCCCGCCTCGTTCGGGCCGAGGACCACGGTGAGGCCCCGGTCGATCGGGCCGAGCTCGAGGTCGGCGAGCTTGCCGTAGCCGTCGACGCGCAATGTGGAGATCCTCACCGTGACCCTCCGAGCTCACTCAGCGCGAGCCGGCTCGCCGCCGCGAGCAGCGACTCGCGCTGCTCGCGCGTTGCGAGCAGCTCGTCGATCGGCCGCCGCAACGGGCGGGGT containing:
- a CDS encoding site-2 protease family protein; the protein is MIGRPPSVQTSNRSALYRLLALVAAVVLLTLWLHGFDVLIVVLALVVMVMAHEAGHFVTAKLSGMKVTEYFLGFGPRILSFRRGETEYGVKAIPAGGYVKIVGMTGLEEVDPLDEARSYRQSTFPRRVLVGVAGSTMHFVMAFLLLWGMVAFAGLPSSAAEIGGFTTYTNAVSPAKAAGLHAGDVVVSVDGRAVPTANDFVNYVHAHPDARLDLGVRRAGRLVSVVVVSRDARGLDVAVNGVPTPEIKAKQPVGVIGVALGQSYVTENPLSALGRAGALLGSVTRASFAGLGEIFSPHGLASFARSVASARSQHAAAAAGNTGATGNSGQLVSILGAIQVGAQAAHQNVSELLYILVAVNVFVGIVNLVPMLPLDGGHVAIAVYERLRSRRGRRYHADVAKLMPVAYLFLAFILVLGLGALYANAVNPVHLPGG
- a CDS encoding GNAT family N-acetyltransferase, which gives rise to MRHRPAPVLRAPAPHELDAFAACVEAAFVFSFPDDERELFLAALDPGRCLVAEAGGAVLGTLASHLVELTVPGPRPLRVAALTDLGVAPTHRRQGLGGRLVARFLEDAHDRGEAVALLEAGDGGFYRRFGFAPASWANEYRIAPGRAVANEPGSPPGSLVQLRPDEALEALPAIFDRHRRASVGEITRTAEEWRRLLVTDKGADRTGFVVAHEADGELDGYLRYRALVGASGREVRLEELVATTPAAYRALGWVIGSLGEGVTITTAPRPVDEPLRHLLRDPGACEVVAQRHRGWLRLVDLPGALGGRSYAAAGAVTLEVEDPGCPWNARCWRLEVDPGGRGRAVANEEGGELRLGVDALAATYLGATSFARLTEVGAAREEVAGAAARADRLFLFGRAPFQGAEL
- a CDS encoding DUF929 family protein, whose amino-acid sequence is MARNSKQGRRPDPRSTAAGARRLGGQQNATMSASAQRRYDRRHQARSRQAGWIAVGTVVVVVVALLVWNFAKGNSGPGSSSGISTGQHPALAAATQLDPVLNVPLATYNSVGISNQPAPFTLTKDQPALTSDGKPRFVYYGAEYCPYCGVMRWSMIAALSRFGTFSGLKQTTSSSTDIPSSVPTFSFLGATYSSPYVAFTPYEYLDRDKNPLQSVPKQVNDLYAKYDGSASGKAAAPFNPSSSAGIPFLDIGNKYVSSGDPQALAAIAQALSGGGPGAAEVASSLTDPTSGIGPGIGAKYFISEANYLSAAICALDGGKPASVCSTSGVKAAAAALAKQKPVG
- a CDS encoding vitamin K epoxide reductase family protein — its product is MPKPPTAARGRRPSTLAAPPPPPARRTRLRRAPAPRPEPGTEVEFVSRRPIVATVLCILGLGAASYLTYIHFTSSASISCLAIKGINCEKVITSPQSLVFGVPVAILGLAFFVAMLALCVPPAWRSQQHFIAPARLVGAVTGVGFICYLLYAELFEIRAICIWCTAVHVLTFLLFVTIATGWDDALDLREAAAEG
- a CDS encoding ABC transporter permease — protein: MFSLGYAFNELRRRFGRTLVTALGLAAGVGLVMGIIGVSEGLSEAQNRILSPLGSVGTDIIVTRTIAPTTEQTTATTTPSSGFPGGGGGGGGFFARGVAGSGVTASQAAALAQNNASVITDLAKLGKPGTQFTHDFFVPGTLITFPAAAVSDVSKITDVTSAVGALSLQALHQTGTVPKITDTVKTGGQTLNTKVKAPTLTPAQQATQRSCIQAALQKSFGSFFSGAGTAGAGKGGGGRGGLGGAGNSGAPAGAGGPTTTQRRQFAGFANNPVVEKCLTPAEITYEQQVVVPERTIQRVLATPTTNTNTSSYTVAGVDPSNTTTGLVTRAQLVQGSWFTAAPADEVLVNTAYASTKKLKLGGTLTINAKGYKIVGLVSPTLTGNVSDVYFPLTTMQSLSSAKGYVNEVLVAVKNSSDVSAVTAAIKKDLPGAEVLTSKQLADQVSGSLSNAHKLANTLGTALAIVVLLAAFLIAMLLTLSSVAKRVREIGSLRAIGWSRGAVVRQVMAETLGIGVIGGLIGIGVGAIVCGIVAAVGPGLSVTTTGLTVGASTLSQSLLHQSTTGTINTIVHLTAPIRAATIGLAFAGALVGGLLAGAAGGWRAARLAPATALRDLG
- a CDS encoding ABC transporter ATP-binding protein; the protein is MDTTETTAATTGAGAPTAPLYELRHLERTFTRGGVAVHAVRGIDLTIARGEMISLEGPSGSGKSTLLQLLGALDSPTGGEILFGGRNLAGLDDRALTAIRAKEIGFVFQHFNLIPTLTATENVAVAMIPNHVRLKERTARAEELLTQVGLAHRLGHLPSRLSGGEQQRVAIARALSNSPSVIIADEPTGNLDSETAKEVMAAIADLNHHAGVTIVIATHAEDVARLTDRRVRMRDGAVLEDSTASPA
- the ispG gene encoding flavodoxin-dependent (E)-4-hydroxy-3-methylbut-2-enyl-diphosphate synthase, yielding MARAAGNLGQRRQTKQVHVGPVAIGGGAPVSVQSMTTTKTADVEGTLQQIYALAAAGADIVRCTCNEQAAAEGLAQIIPRSPVPIVADIHFHVEMALAALEAGVQGLRLNPGNLRKPEEIKLVASEAKDRGIPIRIGVNAGSLHPELYKRFGGATPEALVESARMEIAYFEEVDFHDVKISVKASNVPVMIEAYRLASETFDHPLHLGVTEAGPPPAGLLKGTAGIGTLLAEGIGDTIRYSLTADPVEEVRAGRQLLEALGLRERRGLDLIACPSCGRAEIDVIAVASAAQAALSERDLPLQVAVMGCVVNGPGEAREADLGIAAGKHKGHLFIKGKIIRVVPEDEMVEALVSEAEKIVAEGIEARMEAADAGAEREAAADRLLLLGERGEDANHSEDVILKIRKNLGKGDSGASES
- a CDS encoding AAA family ATPase produces the protein MRISTLRVDGYGKLADLELGPIDRGLTVVLGPNEAGKSTLLDFVRGVLFGFPDRRQRLPFHEPLRGGRHGGAVGLVDEEGEPWLLERHVGRAPVLVGPDGSVRDIAALQRLVGGADDALFRSVFAFGLGELAAFESLDRDEVRELVFSAGVLGAGRSASVALRAIDQQRQTLVRPRQQEARANQLRLQLDALDESLRSARAAAATYAATAAERDRLRSLALAARSRAESLHRRARELERLESCWAPWRRGREAAEELADLGPVSAEVAAVREAEFEIRALGEQLSGHEERSKELHRLAGQHAGIERSIELRLAEIGFEPSERALPALDIGLEDEVTALGVRQRAAAAAAAALAEEEATAQRELAAIGGSPGAADSGAAQLDERRRDALELRGLLATLDRLEGEAAARRQAAAYAALAGRRPRQLPRAGAATALVLALALASAAVATRRPLLLAAAGAALLVALTAAALLRAERRRGASAALRAPDDLDGRVERVRADVAARGDALGLGSRPEREEVELLVDELEEAREGQRRAEEVERAGARVRERLDGIRARRALLDGELAEIATTVGRVAEKLELAPGLTPDALARAIDGLRSVNELIAASARVAPELAAVRESTADYESRLSRLCARLGLGPAAEAAASVGALTSALQGALADCSGRERLESEVLGARRLLEESLGEGDEAERLRGELTTGTLAAWGEERLAVEQALADVDASYEELLGSQLDAERSLGALASSEDVASLSQERELIATELAGALSQWLRLGLAGTLIQRTLARYEAERQPLVIARAGALFSGVTGGAYEKLVAREEADQRHHGIEAITPSGVRVDAAELSRGTAEQLYLCLRLAFAATFAERSVALPLLLDDVLVNFDADRAGAMSRAIATVAEEHQVIVFTCHPHLAEAFLATGPGAALLQLSPA